In one Rhodococcus sp. B50 genomic region, the following are encoded:
- a CDS encoding alpha-ketoglutarate-dependent dioxygenase AlkB family protein — protein sequence MDELFSVSRPRRTVAPGAVHVPDWLDPDEQRELVELCREWARPPAPMRHTLLPGGGRMSVSTVCLGWHWSPYRYTRTAVDVDDAPVPPLPDRLAELGRRAVADAYDDPAAGNGYEPDTALINFYDRDARMGMHQDKDERVSAPIVSLSLGDACLFRFGNSESRGRPYTDVRLESGDLFVFGGPSRFAYHGVPVVYPDTGSARCGLTAGRLNITLRSTGLG from the coding sequence ATGGACGAATTGTTCTCCGTCTCCCGGCCGCGGCGCACTGTCGCGCCGGGCGCCGTGCACGTGCCCGACTGGCTCGACCCGGACGAACAGCGCGAACTCGTCGAGTTGTGTCGTGAGTGGGCGCGCCCACCGGCGCCGATGCGGCACACGCTGCTTCCGGGCGGCGGACGGATGTCGGTGAGCACGGTGTGCCTCGGGTGGCACTGGTCGCCGTACCGTTACACCCGTACCGCCGTCGACGTCGACGACGCTCCCGTACCGCCGCTTCCCGACCGGCTCGCCGAGCTCGGACGGCGTGCCGTCGCCGATGCCTACGACGATCCGGCGGCCGGGAACGGGTACGAACCCGACACCGCCCTGATCAATTTCTACGACCGCGACGCGCGGATGGGCATGCATCAGGACAAGGACGAACGGGTCAGCGCGCCGATCGTGTCGCTCAGTCTCGGAGACGCGTGCCTGTTCCGGTTCGGCAACAGCGAGTCGCGCGGCCGGCCGTATACCGACGTGCGTCTCGAATCGGGCGACCTGTTCGTCTTCGGCGGGCCGTCGCGGTTCGCCTATCACGGGGTGCCCGTCGTGTACCCGGACACCGGCAGCGCTCGCTGCGGCCTCACTGCAGGACGCCTCAACATCACCCTGCGGAGCACGGGACTCGGCTGA
- a CDS encoding family 1 encapsulin nanocompartment shell protein produces the protein MNNLYRDLAPISEAAWTEIEEEAARTFKRHVAGRTVVDFSGPHGTDFAAVGLGRTREIEPPAAGVRARQHRVASVVELRVPFTLSREEIDSVERGSRDIDLDPVKEAARQIAFAEDRAIFEGYAAAGIEGIRASSSNPSLQLPEDPRDFPEIISQALSQLRLAGVGGPYSILLGADEYTKVSETSDHGYPIREQLRRLIDGDLIWAPAIDGAFVLTTRGGDYDLQVGQDLSIGYLSHDAESVNLYFQESFTFLVYTGEASVPLVPTTPELPH, from the coding sequence GTGAACAATCTGTATCGCGATCTCGCCCCGATTTCCGAGGCCGCATGGACCGAGATCGAGGAAGAAGCCGCGCGCACCTTCAAGCGGCACGTCGCGGGGCGCACCGTGGTCGATTTCTCCGGCCCGCACGGCACCGATTTCGCGGCGGTGGGTCTCGGCCGTACCCGCGAGATCGAGCCCCCGGCAGCCGGCGTGCGGGCGCGCCAGCACCGCGTCGCATCGGTTGTCGAGCTGCGGGTGCCGTTCACCCTGTCGCGCGAGGAGATCGACAGCGTCGAGCGCGGGTCGCGCGACATCGACCTCGATCCCGTCAAGGAAGCGGCCCGCCAGATCGCCTTCGCCGAGGACCGCGCGATCTTCGAGGGCTACGCGGCCGCCGGTATCGAGGGCATCCGGGCGTCGTCGTCGAATCCGTCCCTGCAGCTTCCCGAGGATCCCCGCGACTTCCCGGAGATCATCAGCCAGGCACTGTCGCAGCTGCGACTGGCGGGTGTGGGCGGCCCCTATTCGATCCTGCTCGGCGCCGACGAATACACCAAGGTCAGCGAGACGTCCGACCACGGCTACCCGATCCGCGAACAGCTACGGCGCCTCATCGACGGCGACCTCATCTGGGCGCCCGCGATCGATGGCGCGTTCGTGCTGACCACCCGCGGCGGCGACTACGACCTGCAGGTCGGCCAGGACCTGTCGATCGGCTATCTCTCACACGACGCCGAGAGCGTGAACCTCTACTTCCAGGAGTCGTTCACCTTCCTCGTCTACACGGGCGAGGCATCGGTTCCGCTGGTGCCGACGACGCCGGAACTTCCGCACTGA
- a CDS encoding SDR family oxidoreductase has translation MKVEGRVAVVTGGGGGIGGAIAAGLVERGARVVVADLDEHAAQRVVATLEEKTPGSAVAVAADVSDDEHIRGLVERAESEFGPVDLYFANAGVTGVPGLEIEDSVWEQSFDVNLRAHIRAARLLVPRWVERGEGYFVSTASAAGLLTQIGSATYSVTKHAAVGFAEWLSVTYGDKGVRVSCLCPMGVNTPLLYSGDASGHALGELATRAVTTAGAVLEPADVAETVFAAMEEEHFLILPHPEVLEMYRNKGADYDRWLRGMRRYRQALEESTPTDS, from the coding sequence GTGAAGGTCGAAGGCAGAGTGGCCGTCGTGACCGGCGGGGGCGGTGGAATCGGCGGCGCCATCGCTGCAGGCCTCGTCGAGCGGGGTGCGCGAGTGGTGGTCGCCGACCTCGACGAACATGCCGCGCAGCGCGTCGTCGCGACGCTCGAGGAGAAGACGCCGGGTAGTGCGGTCGCGGTGGCGGCCGACGTCTCCGACGACGAACACATCCGCGGGCTCGTCGAGCGCGCCGAATCGGAGTTCGGTCCCGTGGACCTGTACTTTGCGAACGCGGGTGTCACCGGTGTGCCCGGCCTGGAGATCGAGGACTCCGTGTGGGAGCAGTCCTTCGACGTCAACCTGCGCGCACACATCCGGGCGGCGCGACTCCTGGTACCCCGATGGGTCGAACGCGGCGAAGGCTATTTCGTCAGCACGGCGTCGGCGGCCGGTCTGCTCACGCAGATCGGCTCGGCCACCTACTCGGTCACCAAGCACGCGGCCGTCGGTTTCGCCGAATGGCTGTCGGTGACCTACGGCGACAAAGGCGTACGGGTGAGCTGCCTGTGCCCGATGGGGGTGAACACGCCCCTGTTGTATTCGGGGGACGCATCCGGGCACGCACTAGGCGAACTCGCCACCCGCGCCGTCACGACCGCCGGCGCGGTTCTCGAACCCGCGGACGTCGCGGAGACGGTGTTCGCCGCGATGGAGGAAGAACACTTCCTGATCCTCCCGCACCCGGAGGTCCTCGAGATGTACCGGAACAAGGGCGCCGACTACGACCGGTGGCTGC
- a CDS encoding MarR family winged helix-turn-helix transcriptional regulator, producing MSVESPATHLATSGDDPLALERQVCFALAVANRAVLAIYRPILDRLGLTHPQYLVMLALWEESPLTSKQVGQLLQLDSPTLSPLLKRLETLGLITRARSAADERQLVLELTDAGRALRAEAESVPGQVVDALGVEVDELQDLHAALVRVNAAALKAGAL from the coding sequence ATGAGCGTCGAGTCCCCGGCTACCCACCTTGCTACTTCAGGCGATGATCCTCTCGCGCTGGAGCGGCAGGTGTGTTTCGCGCTCGCCGTGGCGAACCGCGCCGTGCTCGCGATCTACCGGCCGATCCTCGACAGGCTCGGTCTGACCCACCCGCAGTATCTGGTGATGCTCGCTCTGTGGGAGGAGTCGCCGCTGACGAGCAAGCAGGTCGGGCAGTTGCTCCAGCTCGACTCCCCCACCCTCTCTCCCCTGCTCAAGCGGCTCGAGACCCTGGGCTTGATCACCCGCGCGCGCAGCGCGGCCGACGAACGTCAGCTCGTCCTCGAGCTCACCGACGCCGGGCGGGCGCTGCGTGCCGAGGCCGAGTCGGTGCCGGGACAGGTCGTCGACGCCCTCGGTGTCGAAGTCGACGAACTCCAGGATCTGCACGCCGCGCTCGTCCGCGTCAACGCTGCGGCGCTGAAGGCCGGCGCGCTCTGA
- a CDS encoding type II toxin-antitoxin system RelE family toxin produces MSTPDHPYRLVMARSAARASTTSLPEKVATAVYEFVTGSLLENPKRVGKPMEPLLAPAYSARRGEYRVLYLIDDANRTVEVTAISHRADAYR; encoded by the coding sequence ATGAGCACTCCGGACCACCCGTATCGGCTGGTGATGGCGAGGTCGGCTGCACGCGCCTCGACGACGTCGTTGCCCGAGAAGGTCGCAACCGCGGTGTACGAGTTCGTCACGGGATCGCTTCTCGAGAACCCGAAGCGGGTGGGGAAGCCGATGGAACCACTGCTTGCACCGGCGTACAGCGCCCGGCGAGGTGAATATCGCGTCCTGTATCTGATCGACGACGCGAATCGCACGGTCGAGGTCACCGCGATTTCACACCGTGCCGATGCGTATCGGTAG
- a CDS encoding type II toxin-antitoxin system Phd/YefM family antitoxin, producing the protein MRVRRPGLSRLVDEAERTHERFEITRNGHRAAVLLGADDYDAMQETIAVLSDTDLLRAHIAGRTEVESGDVVDVQELTQLMRDARPSEE; encoded by the coding sequence GTGCGTGTGCGGCGCCCGGGACTGTCACGGCTGGTCGACGAGGCCGAGCGCACACATGAGCGATTCGAGATCACCCGCAACGGGCACCGCGCCGCGGTGCTTCTCGGTGCCGACGATTACGACGCGATGCAGGAGACGATCGCGGTGTTGTCGGATACGGATCTGCTGAGAGCCCACATCGCGGGCCGAACCGAGGTGGAGTCGGGAGACGTCGTCGATGTGCAGGAATTGACGCAGCTGATGCGTGATGCTCGGCCGTCCGAGGAATGA
- a CDS encoding Dyp-type peroxidase: MVRAQPILTPLTEAAIFLVVTVDEGAEDTVRDLLEDLSGLRRSVGFRIPAGGLSVVTGIGSQMWDRLFAGSRPAELHPFVPLDGGRHRAPSTPGDLLFHLRASTMDLCFELAAKINDRLRGAARVVDETHGFRYFERRDLLGFVDGTENPEDDEAVEAALVGDEDPDFAGGSYVIVQKYLHDLASWNALSVEEQERAIGRTKLDDIELDEETKPANSHVALNVIVDENGVERQIVRANMPFGNFGADEFGTYFIGYSATPEVTEQMLRNMFLGSPPGNTDRILDFSTAVTGSLFFCPSLEFLDDLPPSPADIPYHEDSSASTGGRPADGSLGIGALRRSSTL; this comes from the coding sequence GTGGTTCGCGCACAACCGATACTGACTCCGCTCACCGAAGCAGCGATCTTCCTCGTCGTCACCGTCGACGAGGGCGCCGAGGACACCGTGCGGGATCTACTCGAAGACCTCTCGGGTCTGCGCCGCTCGGTCGGTTTCCGTATCCCGGCCGGTGGCCTGTCGGTCGTCACCGGCATCGGTTCGCAGATGTGGGACCGGCTGTTCGCCGGTTCCCGGCCCGCCGAACTACATCCGTTCGTCCCGCTCGACGGCGGTCGGCACCGGGCGCCCTCGACCCCCGGCGACCTGCTGTTCCATCTCCGCGCATCGACGATGGACCTGTGCTTCGAGCTCGCCGCGAAGATCAACGACCGGCTGCGCGGAGCGGCGCGGGTCGTCGACGAGACCCACGGCTTCCGCTATTTCGAACGTCGCGACCTGCTCGGCTTCGTCGACGGCACGGAGAACCCCGAGGACGACGAAGCCGTCGAGGCGGCCCTGGTCGGCGACGAGGACCCCGACTTCGCGGGCGGCAGCTACGTCATCGTCCAGAAATACCTGCACGATCTCGCGTCGTGGAACGCGTTGTCCGTAGAGGAGCAGGAGCGGGCGATCGGCCGGACGAAGCTCGACGACATCGAACTCGACGAGGAGACGAAGCCCGCGAATTCGCATGTCGCGCTGAACGTGATCGTCGACGAGAACGGGGTCGAGCGGCAGATCGTGCGCGCGAACATGCCGTTCGGCAACTTCGGCGCCGACGAGTTCGGCACCTACTTCATCGGTTACTCGGCCACTCCGGAGGTGACCGAGCAGATGCTGCGCAACATGTTCCTGGGCAGCCCACCCGGCAACACCGACCGCATCCTGGACTTCTCCACCGCGGTGACGGGGTCGCTGTTCTTCTGCCCGTCGCTGGAGTTCCTCGACGATCTTCCGCCGTCACCGGCGGATATTCCCTACCACGAAGATTCGAGTGCCTCGACCGGCGGCCGACCTGCCGACGGATCACTCGGAATTGGCGCTCTGCGAAGGAGTTCGACGCTGTGA